Proteins from a genomic interval of Microbacterium esteraromaticum:
- the paaC gene encoding 1,2-phenylacetyl-CoA epoxidase subunit PaaC, protein MNKNVTVSVDQLDLAAELTGTDARATSADIAEYALWLGDDALILSQQLGAWVSRAPELEEDVALANIALDLLGHARSLLHYAGTWDGRSEDDLAYFRDEPEFRSAWLMEQPNGDFAQTIARQLFASAYMFELHSALRASSDETLAAIAAKSVKEVDYHRDHAVQWVLRLAGGTELSRERMIRAIGDVWPYVAELFRDEPLIDRLEGAAVRPSTLRPGFDAVIDEVFRAADLQIPSGGDSRGGGRRGSHATPMGHLLAEMQVLARRHPGATW, encoded by the coding sequence GTGAACAAGAACGTCACCGTGTCGGTGGACCAGCTCGACCTGGCCGCCGAACTGACCGGCACCGATGCCCGCGCGACATCGGCCGACATCGCCGAGTATGCGCTCTGGCTCGGCGATGACGCGCTGATCCTGTCACAGCAACTGGGCGCTTGGGTCTCGCGTGCCCCCGAGCTTGAAGAGGACGTCGCCCTGGCGAACATCGCCCTCGACCTGCTGGGGCACGCCCGCTCACTGCTGCACTACGCCGGCACGTGGGACGGCCGCAGCGAGGATGACCTCGCCTACTTCCGCGACGAGCCCGAGTTCCGCAGCGCCTGGCTGATGGAACAACCCAACGGCGACTTCGCCCAGACGATCGCCCGTCAGCTGTTCGCATCCGCGTACATGTTCGAGCTGCACTCGGCGCTGCGCGCCTCGTCCGACGAGACTCTCGCCGCGATCGCCGCGAAGTCGGTGAAAGAGGTCGACTACCACCGCGACCACGCCGTGCAGTGGGTGCTGCGCCTCGCGGGCGGCACCGAACTCTCACGCGAGCGCATGATCCGCGCGATCGGCGACGTCTGGCCGTACGTGGCAGAACTGTTCCGCGACGAACCACTGATCGACCGGCTCGAAGGCGCCGCGGTGCGGCCCTCGACGCTGCGCCCCGGTTTCGACGCCGTGATCGACGAGGTCTTCCGCGCCGCCGATCTGCAGATCCCCTCGGGTGGCGACTCGCGCGGTGGCGGGCGCCGCGGGTCGCACGCCACACCGATGGGTCACCTGCTCGCCGAGATGCAGGTGCTCGCACGACGGCATCCGGGGGCGACGTGGTGA
- the paaI gene encoding hydroxyphenylacetyl-CoA thioesterase PaaI: MMRRDAASAMLGMTVEVDEPGRAVVSMTVRADMLNGFAITHGGLVLALADTAFAIACNEDERVTVASGADITFLKSTGAGQVLSATAVRRVVSGRTGLYDVTVRDETGDVVAEVRGRSMITNRAVS; the protein is encoded by the coding sequence ATGATGCGACGCGACGCCGCCTCGGCGATGCTCGGCATGACCGTCGAGGTCGACGAGCCAGGGCGCGCGGTCGTGTCGATGACGGTGCGTGCCGACATGCTCAACGGCTTCGCGATCACCCATGGTGGTCTGGTGTTGGCTCTCGCCGATACGGCCTTCGCGATCGCCTGCAACGAGGATGAGCGGGTCACCGTGGCATCCGGCGCAGACATCACCTTCCTGAAGTCGACGGGTGCCGGTCAGGTACTGTCGGCGACGGCCGTGCGACGGGTCGTCAGCGGACGCACCGGCCTCTACGACGTGACCGTGCGCGATGAGACCGGCGACGTGGTGGCCGAGGTGCGAGGCCGGTCGATGATCACGAACCGGGCCGTGAGCTGA
- the paaB gene encoding 1,2-phenylacetyl-CoA epoxidase subunit PaaB yields the protein MDAETWPLWEVFVRANRGLNHVHVGSLHAPDADMALRNARDLYTRRSEGVSIWVVPAEAITTSDPDDKDAFFESPAGKNYRHAVYYTASEGVPHL from the coding sequence ATGGATGCTGAAACCTGGCCACTCTGGGAGGTGTTCGTCCGCGCGAACCGCGGGCTGAACCACGTGCACGTCGGCTCACTGCACGCACCGGATGCCGACATGGCTTTGCGCAACGCGCGCGACCTCTATACGCGCCGCAGCGAGGGCGTATCGATCTGGGTGGTGCCCGCCGAGGCGATCACCACGAGCGACCCCGACGACAAGGACGCGTTCTTCGAGAGCCCAGCCGGCAAGAACTACCGGCACGCGGTGTACTACACCGCTTCTGAGGGGGTGCCGCACCTGTGA
- a CDS encoding class II glutamine amidotransferase has protein sequence MFAFVSPSRSTARRELHPDGLDSLLSLARLHGDGWGWAGVDDDSAPTMRRSPHSAVTDAGFASAIDTPAHAALVHLRWATAGLPVNLDNAHPFLVDGLTFGHNGTITPLDDLRSLLSPASVAALRGTTDSEMYFALIREQIAQGHGLLDATVNAVRSLREHFPYASLNALLLSGEQLIVVHASATSALTAHDISRMGPLADDLPSGHNEDYFALRWRQSPDGTVAISSTGVAGDGWQALPAESVTAIHLADRSREIVELTPTALSRG, from the coding sequence TTGTTCGCCTTCGTCTCGCCCTCGCGCTCCACCGCGCGCCGTGAGCTGCACCCCGATGGACTCGACAGCCTGCTCTCGCTTGCGCGCCTGCACGGCGACGGCTGGGGTTGGGCGGGTGTCGACGATGACAGCGCGCCCACGATGCGGCGCTCACCGCACTCGGCCGTCACGGATGCCGGCTTCGCCTCGGCCATCGACACACCCGCGCACGCCGCGCTGGTGCACCTGCGGTGGGCGACCGCGGGTCTGCCGGTCAACCTCGACAACGCCCACCCGTTCCTGGTCGACGGCCTGACGTTCGGTCACAACGGCACCATCACACCGCTCGATGACCTGCGGTCGCTGCTCTCACCGGCCAGTGTCGCAGCGCTGAGGGGCACAACCGACAGCGAGATGTACTTCGCGCTGATCCGCGAGCAGATCGCGCAGGGCCACGGTCTGCTTGACGCGACGGTCAACGCCGTGCGCAGCCTGCGCGAGCACTTCCCCTACGCCAGTCTGAATGCGCTACTGCTGAGCGGAGAGCAGCTCATCGTCGTGCACGCCAGCGCAACCAGCGCACTCACCGCGCACGACATCTCGCGTATGGGCCCCCTCGCCGACGATCTGCCGTCCGGCCACAACGAGGACTACTTCGCCCTGCGGTGGCGCCAGTCCCCCGACGGCACAGTCGCCATCAGCTCGACCGGGGTCGCCGGCGACGGCTGGCAGGCGCTACCGGCCGAATCGGTCACCGCGATCCACCTCGCC
- the paaE gene encoding 1,2-phenylacetyl-CoA epoxidase subunit PaaE, whose protein sequence is MALFRVPTPQAPVTVAGGDGGRHRARFHALTVSHVRPLTKDAVEVSFAVPRELVDDYAYLPGQYVALRVHLEGAEVRRSYSLCRPPTPADEGGTTLSVAVKRDEGGLFSTWAQTELTPGFEIDVMSPQGTFTSGLAELAGAHVVGIAAGSGITPMMALARSLLTASDSTRFTLLYTNKATSDVMFLEDLADLKDRYPTRLVLHHVLSREQRTAPLMSGRLDEERLRTIFGALILPDTVDEWFLCGPFALVDLCREVLADLGVPREHVRFELFTTGDAPAERGPRKVEVRQGEKAVRIEINLDGVSSTVESPVDAHESVLNAALRVRPDAPFACSGGVCGTCRARVVDGSVTMTENYALEPDEIERGYVLTCQSHPTSDRLVVDYDV, encoded by the coding sequence ATGGCACTCTTCCGCGTTCCCACGCCACAGGCCCCCGTCACAGTCGCCGGCGGCGACGGCGGCCGGCACCGCGCGCGATTCCACGCACTGACCGTGTCGCATGTGCGTCCGCTCACCAAGGACGCCGTCGAGGTGAGCTTCGCCGTGCCACGCGAGTTGGTCGACGACTACGCTTACCTGCCGGGTCAGTACGTGGCACTGCGGGTGCACCTGGAGGGTGCGGAGGTGCGGCGCTCGTACTCGCTGTGCCGCCCGCCGACCCCGGCCGACGAAGGTGGCACAACGCTGAGCGTCGCGGTCAAACGTGACGAGGGCGGGCTGTTCTCGACGTGGGCACAGACCGAACTGACCCCGGGCTTCGAGATCGACGTGATGAGCCCGCAGGGCACGTTCACCTCGGGCCTGGCCGAGCTGGCCGGAGCGCACGTGGTCGGCATCGCCGCAGGATCGGGCATCACCCCGATGATGGCGCTCGCCAGAAGCCTGCTGACAGCATCCGATTCGACGAGGTTCACGCTGTTGTACACCAACAAGGCGACCAGCGACGTGATGTTCCTCGAAGACCTCGCCGACCTCAAGGACCGCTATCCGACCCGGCTCGTGCTGCACCATGTGCTCTCGCGCGAACAGCGCACCGCGCCATTGATGTCGGGGCGCCTCGACGAAGAGCGTCTACGCACCATCTTCGGCGCGCTCATCCTTCCCGACACCGTCGACGAGTGGTTCCTCTGCGGCCCGTTCGCGCTGGTCGACCTGTGCCGCGAGGTGCTCGCCGACCTCGGCGTGCCCCGCGAACACGTGCGCTTCGAGCTGTTCACCACCGGCGATGCGCCCGCAGAACGCGGCCCCCGCAAAGTCGAGGTGCGGCAGGGCGAGAAGGCCGTGCGCATCGAGATCAACCTCGACGGCGTCTCGTCGACGGTCGAGAGTCCCGTCGATGCACACGAGTCGGTGCTCAACGCCGCCCTGCGCGTGCGCCCGGATGCCCCGTTCGCCTGCTCGGGTGGCGTGTGTGGCACCTGCCGCGCACGCGTCGTCGACGGCAGCGTGACGATGACCGAGAACTACGCACTCGAACCCGATGAGATCGAACGCGGTTACGTGCTGACCTGCCAGTCACACCCCACCAGCGACCGCCTCGTCGTCGACTACGACGTCTGA
- a CDS encoding GNAT family N-acetyltransferase, with the protein MNITIARGDELGEGYRRRISAVLVNGFAEDFEYFSKNPQTLADAFAHMIILERFFVALVDGEPAAIASVTEGDQECFAPDRREMQRTLGWFHGLISFAIVRSQFLGAYPGARPGLAEIGFVTTAPQHQSKGVATALMTHLLELPYDEFILRDIKDTNAPALGLYRKLGFTVSDTRPVKFAARAGFSTYVSMSLAKSTTRS; encoded by the coding sequence ATGAACATCACGATCGCCCGCGGCGACGAACTCGGCGAGGGCTACCGCCGACGGATCAGCGCCGTCCTGGTGAACGGCTTCGCCGAGGACTTCGAGTACTTCTCGAAGAACCCGCAGACCCTTGCGGACGCCTTCGCCCACATGATCATCCTGGAACGCTTCTTCGTGGCGCTCGTCGACGGTGAGCCCGCCGCGATCGCCTCGGTGACCGAAGGCGATCAGGAGTGCTTCGCCCCCGACCGCCGCGAGATGCAACGCACCCTCGGATGGTTCCATGGGCTGATCAGCTTCGCCATCGTCCGCAGCCAGTTCCTCGGCGCCTACCCGGGCGCTCGTCCCGGACTCGCCGAGATCGGCTTCGTGACCACGGCACCGCAGCACCAGAGCAAGGGCGTCGCCACGGCGCTGATGACGCACCTGCTCGAGCTGCCCTACGACGAGTTCATCCTGCGCGACATCAAGGACACGAACGCCCCGGCGCTCGGCCTGTACCGAAAGCTCGGATTCACCGTGTCAGACACGCGCCCCGTGAAGTTCGCCGCACGCGCGGGCTTCTCCACCTACGTCTCGATGAGTCTGGCGAAGTCGACAACTCGCAGCTGA
- a CDS encoding enoyl-CoA hydratase/isomerase family protein: MIDLAIADDVAHVTLNAPDRLNALDEQALHGLDSAYTEAEQAGVRALVLRGEGRAFCAGRDISGVDPRDDDVLGYLGGTVTPLLKRMAAFPAPTFAVAHGACLGVGLGLLIATDVVYVAESAKIGSPFAALGATLDSGGHALFAERLGAHKTLDLIYSGRLMSGAEAVASGLFSRVFPDDEVRQATDDAAAAAARGATAAFLASKRLIARIRNERLTLWEAVDIENAAQAALCDTDDYREGFAAFQQKRRPTFRGH, encoded by the coding sequence ATGATCGACCTCGCCATCGCCGATGACGTCGCGCACGTGACGCTCAACGCGCCCGACCGCCTCAACGCGCTCGACGAACAGGCACTGCACGGGTTGGACAGCGCCTACACCGAGGCCGAACAGGCCGGCGTGCGCGCGCTCGTGCTGCGGGGCGAGGGACGCGCGTTCTGCGCCGGACGCGACATCTCGGGGGTCGACCCACGAGACGACGACGTGCTCGGATACCTGGGCGGTACGGTCACCCCGCTGCTCAAGCGCATGGCGGCGTTTCCCGCGCCGACGTTCGCCGTCGCGCACGGCGCCTGTCTGGGAGTCGGGCTGGGACTGCTGATCGCCACCGACGTGGTCTATGTCGCGGAGTCGGCCAAGATCGGTTCGCCGTTCGCCGCGCTCGGGGCGACGCTTGACTCGGGCGGCCATGCCCTGTTCGCCGAGCGTCTCGGTGCGCACAAGACACTCGACCTCATCTACAGCGGCCGGCTCATGTCGGGGGCTGAGGCCGTAGCATCCGGTCTGTTCTCACGTGTGTTCCCCGACGACGAGGTGCGGCAGGCCACCGACGACGCCGCGGCCGCGGCGGCCCGCGGCGCGACCGCGGCATTCCTGGCGAGCAAACGGCTCATCGCCCGCATTCGCAACGAGCGCCTCACCTTGTGGGAGGCGGTCGATATCGAGAACGCGGCGCAGGCGGCACTGTGCGACACGGACGACTACCGCGAGGGCTTCGCCGCCTTCCAGCAGAAACGCCGGCCCACCTTCAGAGGGCATTGA
- a CDS encoding RecQ family ATP-dependent DNA helicase, whose amino-acid sequence MASSDTRTAALDALRELVGRPDAEFHDGQYEAIEALVDGRRRALVVQRTGWGKSAVYFVATLLLRRQGAGPTVLVSPLLALMRDQISAAERAGVCAVAINSTNAHEWDEVLARLDRDEVDVLLVSPERLNNPAFREQQLPALVQRLGMLVVDEAHCISDWGHDFRPDYRRLRDLISAMPAGVPVLATTATANSRVVADVAEQLDAVGSDATGGPAGVLTIRGPLARTSLRLGVLRLPSSTQRLAWLLSHLNDLPGSGIIYTLTVAAAVDTARLLREHGHEVLAYTGQTDAEERADLEGRLKRNEVKALVATSALGMGFDKPDLGFVLHLGAPSSPVAYYQQVGRAGRASESADVLLLPGVEDRDIWHYFATASMPDRERAERVIAALGDAPISTPALESIVDIRRTPLELLLKVLDVDGAVRRVQGGWVATGQPWTYDAERYKRIAAERRAEQQHMIDYEQTDGCRMEFLQRSLDDDTAAPCGRCDNCAGVWFPAEIGSSAADAAGQSLDRVGVPLEPRKQWPTGADRVGVPVKGRIPAEEQAGEGRALARLTDLGWGGTLREMFAAGAADAPVSPQVLGACVRVLADWGWERRPVAVVGMPSRSHPLLVESLARGIAEIGRLPYLGSLAFAGGGPSGQPGGNSVFRLAGLWERFSADGLDVPDGPVLLVDDQVDSRWTLTVAARELRRAGATEVLPFVLAMRG is encoded by the coding sequence ATGGCTTCCTCCGACACCCGCACGGCCGCCCTCGACGCGCTTCGCGAGCTCGTCGGGCGGCCCGACGCCGAGTTTCACGACGGCCAGTACGAGGCGATCGAGGCGCTGGTCGACGGGCGGCGCCGGGCGCTGGTGGTGCAGCGCACCGGGTGGGGAAAGTCGGCGGTCTACTTCGTCGCCACGCTGCTGTTGCGTCGGCAGGGAGCGGGACCGACGGTGCTCGTGTCGCCGCTGCTGGCGCTGATGCGCGACCAGATCTCCGCGGCTGAGAGGGCCGGTGTGTGCGCGGTCGCCATCAACTCCACCAATGCTCATGAATGGGATGAGGTGCTCGCGCGGCTCGACCGTGACGAGGTCGACGTGCTGCTGGTCTCTCCCGAACGGCTGAACAACCCGGCGTTCCGTGAACAGCAGCTGCCCGCGCTCGTGCAGCGTCTGGGCATGCTCGTGGTCGATGAGGCGCATTGCATCAGCGACTGGGGTCATGACTTCCGGCCCGACTACCGGCGGCTGCGCGACCTCATCAGTGCGATGCCCGCCGGTGTGCCCGTTCTCGCCACGACCGCGACGGCAAACAGCCGCGTTGTCGCCGACGTCGCCGAGCAGCTCGATGCGGTGGGGTCGGATGCCACGGGCGGGCCGGCCGGTGTGCTGACGATCCGCGGGCCGCTCGCGCGGACATCACTGCGTCTGGGCGTGCTGCGTCTGCCGAGCTCGACGCAGCGGCTCGCCTGGCTGCTCAGCCACCTGAACGACCTTCCGGGCTCGGGCATCATCTACACGCTCACCGTGGCCGCAGCCGTCGACACCGCGCGGCTGCTGCGTGAACACGGCCACGAGGTGCTCGCGTACACCGGGCAGACCGATGCAGAGGAGCGGGCAGACCTCGAAGGCCGACTCAAGCGGAATGAGGTCAAGGCGCTCGTCGCCACGAGCGCACTGGGCATGGGGTTCGACAAGCCCGACCTTGGGTTCGTGCTGCACCTGGGTGCTCCGTCGTCGCCGGTGGCGTACTACCAGCAGGTGGGTCGTGCGGGACGTGCCAGCGAGAGCGCCGACGTACTGCTGCTGCCGGGCGTGGAAGACCGCGACATCTGGCACTACTTCGCGACGGCCTCCATGCCCGACCGGGAGCGTGCCGAGCGGGTGATCGCCGCGCTCGGCGATGCGCCGATCTCGACGCCGGCACTGGAGTCGATCGTCGACATCCGCCGCACCCCGCTCGAGCTGCTGCTGAAGGTGCTCGACGTCGACGGCGCGGTGCGGCGCGTGCAGGGCGGCTGGGTCGCGACCGGGCAGCCGTGGACGTACGACGCCGAACGCTACAAGCGCATCGCGGCCGAGCGCCGTGCAGAGCAGCAGCACATGATCGATTACGAGCAGACCGACGGATGCCGGATGGAGTTCCTGCAGCGCTCGCTCGACGACGACACCGCGGCCCCCTGTGGGCGCTGCGACAACTGCGCCGGCGTGTGGTTTCCGGCCGAGATCGGATCGTCGGCCGCGGATGCCGCCGGCCAGTCGCTCGACCGTGTCGGCGTGCCGCTCGAACCGCGTAAACAATGGCCGACCGGCGCGGATCGCGTCGGCGTTCCGGTGAAGGGACGCATCCCGGCAGAGGAGCAGGCGGGGGAGGGTCGGGCGCTGGCGCGCCTGACCGATCTCGGCTGGGGCGGCACGTTGCGCGAGATGTTTGCCGCAGGAGCCGCGGATGCTCCTGTCTCTCCGCAGGTGCTCGGTGCCTGCGTGCGCGTGCTCGCGGATTGGGGCTGGGAGCGTCGGCCGGTCGCCGTTGTCGGGATGCCGTCGCGTTCGCATCCGCTGCTGGTCGAGTCACTCGCACGCGGCATCGCCGAGATCGGGCGACTGCCGTATCTGGGCTCGCTGGCGTTCGCCGGCGGCGGCCCGAGCGGACAGCCCGGCGGCAACAGTGTGTTCCGCCTCGCCGGGCTCTGGGAGCGCTTCAGCGCCGACGGTCTCGACGTCCCCGACGGGCCCGTGCTGCTCGTCGATGATCAGGTCGACAGCCGGTGGACGCTCACCGTCGCAGCCCGCGAACTGCGGCGCGCCGGCGCGACCGAGGTGTTGCCGTTCGTGCTCGCGATGCGGGGGTGA
- a CDS encoding TetR/AcrR family transcriptional regulator — protein sequence MRTAAHNEALRDATRQTIETAAVRVFARRGFAASSIRHIAEEAHLSTGSIYRHYASKEALFYELLDQATTGQREAAHALASDADPHQLVREFTRSFLSDLRRGSGEAEFFLVMNQGFLTDTPAGTRERLHTTQRPLWHAFSALVRRGQAAGDFADGDPDQLTTLYFATLSGIAGMHSTMPAATDGTAVDIVLRLLIRKERA from the coding sequence GTGCGCACCGCCGCGCACAACGAAGCCCTGCGCGACGCGACGCGCCAGACGATCGAGACGGCCGCGGTGCGCGTCTTCGCTCGTCGCGGGTTCGCCGCGTCGAGCATCCGGCACATCGCCGAAGAAGCCCACCTCAGCACCGGCTCGATCTACCGTCACTACGCCAGCAAAGAGGCCCTGTTCTACGAGCTGCTCGATCAGGCGACCACCGGGCAACGCGAAGCCGCCCACGCTCTCGCGAGCGACGCCGACCCGCACCAGCTGGTGCGCGAGTTCACCCGCTCATTCCTCTCGGACCTGCGACGAGGCTCCGGAGAAGCCGAGTTCTTTCTCGTCATGAATCAGGGCTTCCTCACCGACACGCCCGCCGGCACCCGAGAGCGACTGCACACCACCCAGCGACCGCTCTGGCATGCCTTCTCGGCACTCGTCCGCAGAGGGCAAGCGGCTGGCGACTTCGCCGACGGCGACCCCGACCAACTCACCACCCTCTACTTCGCCACACTCTCCGGCATCGCCGGCATGCACTCCACGATGCCCGCAGCGACCGACGGCACCGCCGTCGACATCGTGCTGCGCCTGCTCATTCGAAAGGAACGCGCATGA
- the paaA gene encoding 1,2-phenylacetyl-CoA epoxidase subunit PaaA encodes MTTPADLSLVEGDADAQEHFDDLVAHEQRIEPRDWMPEAYRKTLIRQISQHAHSEIIGMQPEGNWITRAPSLKRKAILMAKVQDEAGHGLYLYSAAQTLGITRDEMMDQLISGKAKYSSIFNYPTPTWADMGAIGWLVDGAAIVNQVPLCRASYGPYGRAMVRICKEESFHQRQGFEILLQLMQGTDEQREMAQDAVNRWYWPSLAMFGPPDDESPNSAQSMKWKIKRFSNDALRQRFVGMLVPQAEILGITLPDPDLRYDEQTGQYAMGEIDWDEFYEVLRGNGPCNAERLERRRTAHEDGAWVREAAAEYARKQSLRTEEIA; translated from the coding sequence ATGACAACCCCCGCAGACCTCTCTCTCGTCGAGGGCGACGCCGACGCGCAGGAGCACTTCGACGATCTCGTCGCGCACGAGCAGCGCATCGAGCCGCGCGATTGGATGCCCGAGGCGTACCGCAAGACGCTGATCCGCCAGATCTCACAGCACGCCCACTCCGAGATCATCGGCATGCAGCCCGAGGGCAACTGGATCACCCGGGCGCCGAGCCTGAAGCGCAAGGCGATCCTGATGGCGAAGGTGCAGGACGAGGCCGGCCACGGTCTCTACCTCTACTCGGCCGCGCAGACCCTCGGCATCACGCGCGACGAGATGATGGACCAGCTCATCAGCGGCAAGGCCAAGTACTCGTCGATCTTCAACTACCCCACCCCGACCTGGGCCGATATGGGCGCGATCGGTTGGCTCGTCGACGGCGCCGCGATCGTCAACCAGGTGCCGCTGTGCCGCGCCTCGTACGGCCCGTACGGTCGGGCGATGGTGCGCATCTGCAAAGAGGAGTCGTTCCACCAGCGCCAGGGGTTCGAGATTCTGCTGCAGCTCATGCAGGGCACTGACGAGCAGCGCGAGATGGCCCAGGACGCCGTCAACCGCTGGTACTGGCCGAGCCTGGCTATGTTCGGCCCTCCCGACGATGAGTCGCCCAACTCGGCGCAGTCGATGAAGTGGAAGATCAAGCGCTTCTCGAACGACGCCCTGCGTCAGCGCTTCGTCGGGATGCTGGTGCCGCAGGCCGAGATCCTCGGCATCACGCTGCCCGATCCCGATCTGCGCTACGACGAGCAGACCGGCCAGTACGCGATGGGTGAGATCGACTGGGACGAGTTCTACGAGGTGCTGCGCGGCAACGGGCCGTGCAACGCCGAGCGCCTCGAACGCCGTCGCACGGCGCATGAAGACGGCGCATGGGTCCGCGAGGCGGCAGCCGAGTACGCCCGGAAACAGTCACTGCGCACGGAGGAGATCGCCTGA
- the paaD gene encoding 1,2-phenylacetyl-CoA epoxidase subunit PaaD: MTALATSPEHGTAREQHAWRVAAKVVDPEVPVLTIEDLGVLRAVRVDASERGERVVVDITPTYSGCPAMDAIRDDVVLALTADGFADVEVRTVLSPAWTTDWMSEEGKRKLTAYGIAPPSGRAAHRQGPVRLALSIRCPRCGSLDTHEVSRFGSTSCKALYECRACLEPFDHFKVI, encoded by the coding sequence GTGACCGCCCTCGCGACGTCCCCCGAACACGGCACCGCACGCGAACAGCACGCGTGGCGGGTGGCCGCGAAGGTCGTCGACCCCGAGGTGCCCGTGCTCACGATCGAAGACCTCGGCGTGCTGCGCGCTGTGCGCGTCGACGCGTCGGAGCGCGGCGAGCGCGTCGTCGTCGACATCACCCCGACCTACAGCGGATGCCCGGCGATGGACGCCATCCGCGACGACGTCGTGCTGGCACTGACCGCCGACGGTTTCGCCGACGTCGAGGTGCGCACCGTGCTCTCCCCCGCGTGGACGACGGACTGGATGAGCGAGGAGGGCAAACGCAAGCTGACGGCGTACGGTATCGCCCCGCCCAGCGGACGGGCGGCCCACCGGCAGGGTCCGGTGCGGCTCGCCCTCAGCATCCGATGCCCGCGCTGCGGCTCCCTCGACACGCATGAGGTGTCGCGCTTCGGCTCGACCTCGTGCAAGGCACTCTACGAGTGCCGCGCGTGCCTGGAACCCTTCGACCATTTCAAGGTGATCTGA